From Lolium perenne isolate Kyuss_39 chromosome 5, Kyuss_2.0, whole genome shotgun sequence, a single genomic window includes:
- the LOC127300770 gene encoding protein SAWADEE HOMEODOMAIN HOMOLOG 1, protein MERRSSTRFSPTEIARLEKLVSGRKEKVLDGDLCEKLAEEFNRSAARTGSRALQATQVRGWFLDKLPASTTATKSTCLPTTSEEKTLASEAHVLVSETKAEPSEEKTLASEAHVLVSETKAEPSEEKVLAPDTSISNNEGELSPDLLKETIDKVPELEDLQFEARSSKDSAWYDIAVFLAHRKTSSGEVEVRVRFNGFGAEEDEWINVKKAIRQQSIPLESSECRTIVKGDLVLCFKESNDDALHFDAHVTDIQRKQHDIRGCRCVFHVQYIHDQSQEMVNLKRLSRRPKYV, encoded by the exons ATGGAGCGGCGATCCAGCACCCGCTTCTCGCCCACCGAG ATTGCAAGGTTGGAGAAGTTGGTTTCAGGAAGAAAAGAAAAGGTCTTGGATGGTGATCTGTGTGAGAAGCTTGCTGAAGAATTTAA TCGTTCTGCAGCTCGGACCGGGAGTAGAGCACTACAGGCTACACAG GTTCGAGGATGGTTCCTTGATAAGCTCCCAGCATCAACTACAGCCACTAAATCTACTTGCCTGCCTACTACTTCTGAAGAAAAGACTTTAGCCTCAGAAGCACATGTGTTAGTTTCTGAGACAAAGGCTGAGCCTTCTGAAGAGAAGACTTTAGCCTCAGAAGCTCATGTGTTAGTTTCTGAGACAAAGGCTGAGCCTTCTGAAGAAAAAGTTTTAGCCCCTGATACAAGTATTTCAAACAATGAGGGTGAACTTTCCCCGGATTTACTCAAAG AAACTATAGATAAGGTTCCTGAACTTGAAGACCTGCAGTTTGAGGCTAGGTCATCAAAGGATTCTGCATG GTATGACATTGCCGTATTTTTGGCACACAGGAAGACAAGTTCAGGCGAAGTT GAAGTCCGGGTGAGGTTTAATGGATTTGGGGCTGAAGAAGATGAGTGGATAAATGTCAAGAAGGCTATCCGCCAGCAATCCATTCCGCTGGAGTCCTCAGAATGCCGAACCATTGTCAAAGGAGATCTTGTCCTGTGCTTCAAG GAGAGCAACGATGATGCATTGCATTTTGATGCACATGTTACTGATATCCAGCGGAAGCAACATGATATAAGGGGTTGCAGATGTGTCTTCCATGTCCAGTATATTCATGATCAGAGTCAG GAGATGGTGAACCTGAAGAGACTGTCCCGGCGTCCGAAATACGTCTGA